A single window of Granulibacter bethesdensis DNA harbors:
- a CDS encoding low molecular weight protein-tyrosine-phosphatase, with protein sequence MKQSSGAVLFVCLGNICRSPLAEAAFRREVKHTGLTVDIDSAGTGGWHAGDPPDPRAQTIAWRHGVDISDYRARQISAEDFNRFTHIIALDRDNLAALRRLRPKDCLASLSLLLDEVPGREGQSVADPYYGDLKDFEVTWADVSAGASSLALRLLRGRNTPSD encoded by the coding sequence ATGAAACAGTCTTCTGGCGCAGTTCTGTTTGTCTGTCTGGGTAATATATGCCGTTCTCCATTGGCAGAGGCTGCTTTTCGGAGGGAGGTGAAGCATACCGGCCTGACGGTAGATATTGATTCTGCCGGGACGGGAGGTTGGCACGCGGGAGACCCCCCTGATCCCCGTGCGCAGACCATAGCGTGGCGCCATGGAGTGGATATTTCAGACTATCGGGCGAGACAGATCAGTGCGGAAGATTTTAATCGTTTCACGCATATCATCGCATTGGACCGCGACAATCTGGCGGCCTTACGCCGTTTGCGCCCGAAGGACTGCTTAGCTTCCCTCAGCCTGCTTTTGGATGAAGTGCCTGGACGGGAGGGACAGTCAGTTGCCGACCCGTATTATGGCGACCTGAAAGATTTCGAGGTTACCTGGGCCGATGTATCGGCGGGCGCATCGAGTTTGGCACTGCGCCTGTTGCGGGGGCGGAATACACCATCCGACTAA
- a CDS encoding succinate dehydrogenase assembly factor 2, whose protein sequence is MVHETPLSDLSPVPDPALESRRRRLLFRATHRGTHENDILIGGYVAARLEQFSEAELDALEAIMDLPDPDLADWLTGRRPIPLDHDTSLLRAMKDAAGR, encoded by the coding sequence ATGGTCCATGAAACCCCCCTTTCCGATCTTTCCCCTGTTCCTGATCCCGCTCTGGAATCTCGACGCCGTCGTTTGCTGTTTCGTGCCACGCATCGTGGCACGCATGAGAACGACATTCTGATTGGCGGCTATGTTGCGGCCCGTCTGGAACAGTTTTCTGAAGCCGAGCTGGATGCGCTGGAGGCAATTATGGATCTGCCCGATCCTGACCTCGCGGACTGGCTGACCGGGCGCAGGCCGATCCCGCTGGATCATGACACCTCTTTGCTCCGTGCGATGAAGGACGCCGCCGGACGTTGA
- the mfd gene encoding transcription-repair coupling factor produces MLTVYGAPEGWDAVLINRRRQETGGTIVHVARDDARVARLAEALRFFAPKVEVLTFPAWDCLPYDRVSPNPELVSERVATLARLAETPDSPRIVLTTFNALVQRVPPQAQFHGTGLDLGVGDLADPDEMARFLDQHGYVRAGTVMEAGEYALRGGIIDIFPSGEGEPIRLDLFGDQIESIRHFDPTTQRSGEAVERLVLRPVSEIPLDKDSITRFRTAWREVFGQDAAQDPIYLSISDGRRHAGMEHWAPLFHESMETLLDYVPGAVVSLDHQGEDVLQSRLEMIEDHFHARHAPVREGETPYRALSPERLYLTRDEWDAAINPRQPVIFSVFDRPDGAQGVDGGGRPGALFAKTAATEGGNSFQQLRDASQQWAKDGRRLIVAAWSRGSRERLMHLLRENGMKAETAGTFEGARNLPFDTAAMVVLGLERGFLAEKIGVVSEQDLLGERIARPPRKRKRADQFIAEATEIAEGDLVVHQDHGIGRYDGLVTLTVSGAPHDCLRLLYDGNDKLFLPVENIEMLSRFGAETAGVALDKLGGVSWQSRKAKMKQRIRDMAGELIRIAAERKVREAPMLTPQEGAWDEFCARFPFAETEDQARAIADVLEDMASGRPMDRLICGDVGFGKTEVALRAAFVAAMTGAQVAVVVPTTLLARQHYRTFAKRFEGLPVTVAQLSRMVTAKEASRVRAGLADGSVNIVVGTHALLAKTVQFADLGLVIVDEEQHFGVSHKEKLKALRADVHVLTLTATPIPRTLQLSLSGVREMSLIATPPVDRLAVRTFIMPFDSVVVREAIQRERFRGGQVFCVCPRLEDLGRMAERLAEIVPEAKLITAHGQLAPTELERVMTEFGDGKHDILLATNIVESGLDMPAVNTIIIHRADMFGLGQLYQLRGRVGRGKQRGYAYLTWPQAHRLSVAAEKRLEVMQTLDTLGAGFTLASHDLDIRGAGNLLGDEQSGHIREVGIELYQQMLEDAVADMRHASHRGSARDWTPNIGLGLPVLIPETYVRDLPVRLGLYRRIGALASDAETEAMAAELVDRFGPMPEEVENLLQVVSLKRQCRLAGVEKLEAGPKGMVVQFRGNHFANPAGLIAWLASVQGQGQGLKLRPDHKLALVYEMTVAERVQVAKTLLGNLVRLTQQAQAA; encoded by the coding sequence ATGCTGACAGTTTACGGTGCTCCCGAGGGTTGGGATGCGGTTCTGATCAATCGTCGCCGTCAGGAGACGGGGGGGACTATCGTGCATGTGGCGCGGGATGATGCCCGTGTGGCGCGTCTGGCCGAGGCGCTGCGGTTTTTTGCGCCAAAGGTCGAGGTGCTGACTTTCCCCGCTTGGGATTGTCTGCCGTACGATCGTGTTTCCCCTAATCCGGAGCTGGTCAGCGAACGTGTTGCCACGCTGGCGCGGTTGGCGGAGACGCCTGATTCTCCACGAATCGTGCTGACGACATTCAATGCGCTGGTGCAGCGGGTGCCGCCACAGGCCCAGTTTCATGGCACAGGGCTTGATCTTGGGGTGGGCGATCTGGCTGACCCGGATGAGATGGCGCGGTTTTTGGATCAGCACGGCTATGTGCGCGCCGGCACGGTCATGGAGGCAGGGGAATATGCGCTGCGGGGCGGGATCATCGATATTTTCCCCTCCGGTGAGGGGGAGCCGATCAGGCTCGACCTGTTTGGTGACCAGATTGAAAGCATCCGCCACTTCGACCCTACTACCCAGCGTAGCGGTGAGGCAGTGGAGCGGCTGGTGTTGCGCCCGGTCAGTGAAATTCCGCTCGACAAGGACAGTATCACCCGTTTTCGCACTGCATGGCGGGAGGTGTTTGGTCAGGACGCGGCGCAGGACCCGATCTATCTGAGTATTTCCGACGGGCGGCGTCATGCCGGTATGGAGCATTGGGCGCCGCTGTTTCACGAAAGCATGGAAACCCTGCTGGACTATGTGCCCGGCGCGGTGGTGAGTCTGGACCATCAGGGCGAGGATGTTCTGCAATCCCGTCTTGAGATGATCGAGGATCATTTTCATGCACGTCATGCCCCGGTGCGGGAGGGTGAAACACCCTATCGGGCCTTGTCACCGGAGCGGTTGTATCTGACCCGTGACGAGTGGGATGCGGCGATCAATCCGCGTCAGCCGGTGATTTTTTCCGTGTTCGACCGGCCGGATGGAGCACAGGGCGTGGATGGTGGTGGCCGCCCCGGTGCGCTCTTCGCGAAAACAGCCGCGACCGAAGGCGGCAATTCCTTTCAGCAATTGCGGGATGCATCCCAGCAATGGGCGAAAGATGGCCGGAGACTGATTGTTGCCGCATGGTCGCGCGGCTCCCGCGAGAGGCTGATGCATCTGCTGCGTGAGAACGGCATGAAGGCAGAGACCGCCGGAACGTTCGAGGGCGCGCGCAACCTGCCCTTCGATACGGCGGCGATGGTGGTGCTGGGGCTGGAACGCGGATTTCTGGCCGAGAAAATTGGTGTGGTCAGCGAACAGGATCTGTTGGGTGAGCGTATCGCCCGTCCCCCGCGCAAGCGCAAAAGAGCCGACCAGTTTATCGCCGAGGCCACCGAAATCGCCGAGGGTGATCTGGTGGTGCATCAGGATCACGGCATTGGTCGCTATGACGGGCTGGTGACGCTGACGGTCAGTGGTGCGCCGCATGACTGTCTGCGCCTGCTGTATGACGGCAACGACAAGCTGTTCCTGCCGGTCGAGAATATCGAGATGCTGTCCCGCTTCGGTGCGGAAACGGCGGGTGTGGCGCTGGACAAGCTCGGCGGCGTCAGCTGGCAGAGCCGCAAGGCGAAGATGAAGCAGCGTATCCGCGATATGGCTGGAGAGCTGATCCGGATCGCCGCGGAGCGCAAGGTGCGCGAAGCACCGATGTTGACCCCGCAGGAAGGCGCGTGGGACGAATTCTGCGCCCGTTTTCCCTTTGCAGAGACGGAGGATCAGGCGCGTGCCATTGCCGATGTACTGGAGGATATGGCCTCTGGTCGTCCGATGGATCGCCTGATCTGCGGCGATGTCGGGTTCGGCAAGACCGAGGTCGCCTTGCGGGCGGCTTTCGTGGCGGCGATGACGGGCGCACAGGTGGCGGTGGTGGTGCCGACCACCCTGTTGGCGCGGCAGCATTACCGGACTTTCGCCAAACGGTTCGAAGGACTGCCGGTGACGGTTGCACAGCTCTCCCGCATGGTCACGGCCAAGGAAGCCAGCCGGGTGCGGGCGGGGCTGGCGGATGGCTCGGTGAATATTGTGGTTGGCACGCATGCGCTGCTGGCCAAGACGGTGCAGTTTGCCGATCTCGGTCTGGTGATCGTGGATGAGGAGCAGCATTTCGGGGTCTCCCACAAGGAGAAGCTGAAGGCGTTGCGGGCCGATGTGCATGTGCTGACGCTGACGGCAACGCCGATCCCGCGCACGCTTCAGCTCAGCCTGTCCGGGGTGCGGGAGATGAGCCTGATTGCGACACCGCCCGTTGATCGTCTGGCGGTGCGCACTTTCATCATGCCATTCGACAGCGTGGTGGTCAGGGAGGCGATCCAGCGCGAGCGTTTCCGGGGTGGTCAGGTTTTCTGTGTCTGCCCGCGTCTGGAAGATCTGGGTCGTATGGCGGAACGTCTGGCAGAGATCGTGCCGGAGGCGAAGCTGATCACCGCGCATGGTCAGTTGGCCCCCACCGAGCTTGAGCGGGTGATGACCGAATTCGGTGACGGCAAGCATGATATTCTGCTGGCGACGAATATTGTTGAAAGCGGGCTGGATATGCCTGCGGTGAACACGATCATCATTCATCGTGCCGATATGTTCGGTCTGGGACAGCTTTATCAGCTGCGTGGACGGGTAGGGCGCGGTAAGCAGCGCGGCTATGCCTACCTGACCTGGCCACAGGCGCATCGTCTGTCGGTGGCGGCGGAAAAGCGGCTGGAAGTCATGCAGACGCTGGATACGCTGGGGGCGGGCTTTACTCTTGCCAGCCACGATCTGGATATTCGCGGTGCGGGTAATCTTCTGGGTGACGAACAGTCCGGCCATATCCGTGAGGTCGGGATCGAGCTTTATCAGCAAATGCTGGAAGATGCGGTGGCCGATATGCGCCATGCCAGCCATCGAGGGTCGGCGCGCGACTGGACGCCGAATATCGGTCTGGGCCTGCCTGTGCTGATCCCGGAGACCTATGTACGCGATTTGCCGGTGCGCCTTGGCCTGTATCGTCGCATCGGTGCGCTCGCATCGGATGCGGAGACCGAAGCCATGGCGGCAGAACTGGTGGACCGGTTCGGCCCGATGCCGGAGGAGGTCGAAAACCTGCTTCAGGTGGTGTCGCTCAAACGGCAGTGCCGTCTGGCCGGGGTGGAGAAGCTGGAGGCCGGGCCGAAAGGCATGGTGGTACAGTTCCGGGGCAATCATTTTGCCAATCCGGCCGGTCTGATCGCCTGGCTTGCCAGTGTTCAGGGCCAAGGACAGGGCCTCAAATTGCGGCCTGATCACAAACTGGCGCTGGTCTACGAGATGACTGTGGCTGAGCGTGTGCAGGTTGCGAAAACCCTGCTGGGCAATCTTGTTCGCTTGACGCAACAGGCGCAGGCGGCATGA
- the recG gene encoding ATP-dependent DNA helicase RecG → MESDPFSTLFAPLTSLPGIGPTLAPLLEKACGGPRVLDLLFHLPDGFTRRTAISALREAQPGIVVTIALDVMAHHAPATRRQPWRVKVMDREGCEADIVFFSRARLDRLPIGTQVAVSGKTDRFGEKITFPHPDHIVPITQMDTIPAIEPVWPLTAGLFPGQIRRTLKEALGCLPDFPEWIDPHLLAKKSWPCFGAALHALHQPEQIPDQSPHDRLAYDELLAHQLAMAWMKRRERQRPGRSLSGDNTLREEALIRFGKPMTGSQLQALSEIDGDMTAPRRMLRLLQGDVGAGKTLVALMAMLRAVEAGTQAAMMAPTELLAQQHYRTLSKLSPVQVGLLTGSVKGVARRNLLLGIQAGRIKIIVGTHALFQDSVHYRDLGLAVIDEQHRFGVEQRGMLGSKGSRTDVLVMTATPIPRTLLLTQWGEMDVSRLTEKPAGRQPIRTTLHPLSKLDAVIDGIGRALDKGDRVYWVCPLVSESAVSDLAAAEERFAALRARFGDKVGLAHGQQDSAERESALAEFAAGRTSLLVATTVVEVGVDVPEASIMVVEHAERFGLAQLHQLRGRVGRGAAASFCLLLHEDGMNETARRRLTLLRDTEDGFLIADEDFRLRGGGDLLGKRQSGLPSWRLADTDRHAGLLRIASRDAAYLLDQDPGLTGPRGLAARSLLRLFGRGDALRNLDAG, encoded by the coding sequence GTGGAGAGCGATCCTTTTTCCACCTTGTTCGCTCCGTTGACCTCCCTACCCGGCATTGGTCCGACTCTTGCCCCACTGCTGGAGAAAGCCTGCGGCGGTCCACGCGTGCTGGATCTTCTGTTTCACTTACCGGATGGGTTCACCCGTCGTACCGCCATCAGTGCTTTGCGGGAAGCTCAGCCCGGCATAGTGGTTACGATCGCGCTGGACGTCATGGCGCATCATGCTCCGGCTACCAGACGCCAGCCATGGCGTGTGAAAGTCATGGACCGGGAGGGATGCGAGGCAGATATCGTGTTCTTCAGCCGCGCCCGGTTGGATCGGTTGCCGATCGGTACCCAGGTCGCAGTTTCTGGCAAGACCGACAGGTTTGGTGAAAAAATCACCTTTCCCCATCCTGACCATATCGTCCCTATCACCCAGATGGACACCATTCCAGCTATCGAGCCGGTCTGGCCGCTTACTGCCGGACTGTTTCCGGGCCAGATACGGCGTACGCTGAAAGAAGCACTCGGCTGCCTGCCCGATTTTCCGGAATGGATTGATCCGCATCTGCTGGCGAAAAAATCCTGGCCCTGTTTCGGTGCCGCGCTGCATGCACTGCATCAGCCGGAGCAGATACCGGATCAGTCCCCGCATGACCGTCTGGCCTATGACGAATTGCTTGCCCATCAGCTGGCCATGGCATGGATGAAACGCCGCGAGCGACAGCGCCCGGGCCGGTCTCTCTCCGGCGACAATACCTTGCGGGAAGAAGCTCTCATCCGGTTCGGCAAGCCGATGACCGGCTCCCAGCTTCAGGCCCTGTCGGAAATTGACGGCGATATGACGGCCCCAAGGCGCATGTTGCGGCTGTTGCAGGGCGATGTCGGCGCCGGCAAAACGCTGGTAGCGCTGATGGCGATGCTGCGTGCAGTGGAGGCGGGTACACAGGCAGCCATGATGGCGCCCACGGAATTACTGGCGCAACAGCATTACCGCACCCTGTCGAAACTTTCCCCCGTGCAGGTCGGATTGCTCACCGGCTCGGTCAAAGGGGTGGCAAGACGTAATCTGCTGCTGGGCATCCAGGCCGGGCGCATCAAGATCATCGTCGGCACCCATGCGCTGTTTCAGGACAGTGTGCATTATCGGGATCTCGGCCTCGCCGTGATTGACGAGCAGCATCGCTTCGGGGTCGAGCAACGCGGCATGCTGGGCAGCAAAGGCAGCCGGACCGATGTGCTGGTGATGACCGCCACCCCGATCCCCCGCACCTTGCTGCTGACACAATGGGGCGAGATGGATGTCAGCCGCCTGACTGAAAAACCGGCCGGACGCCAACCCATCCGCACCACCCTGCACCCTCTGAGCAAACTGGACGCCGTCATTGATGGTATCGGTCGGGCACTGGACAAGGGCGACCGTGTCTACTGGGTCTGTCCACTGGTCAGCGAGAGTGCCGTCAGCGACCTGGCAGCGGCAGAGGAGCGTTTTGCCGCGCTGCGTGCCCGGTTCGGCGATAAGGTCGGGCTGGCGCATGGCCAACAGGACAGCGCCGAGCGCGAATCTGCCCTTGCCGAGTTCGCCGCGGGCCGCACCAGCCTGCTGGTGGCAACGACTGTGGTGGAAGTCGGCGTGGACGTACCGGAAGCCAGCATCATGGTGGTAGAGCATGCCGAGCGGTTCGGACTGGCGCAGCTGCATCAGCTGCGCGGGCGGGTCGGCCGTGGTGCCGCGGCCAGTTTCTGCCTGCTGTTGCACGAAGACGGCATGAACGAAACCGCGCGCCGTCGTCTGACATTACTGCGGGATACGGAAGATGGCTTCCTGATCGCCGATGAGGATTTCCGGCTGCGGGGAGGTGGCGATCTGCTCGGGAAGCGACAATCGGGCCTGCCCTCCTGGCGGCTGGCGGATACGGACCGCCATGCAGGGCTGTTGCGCATCGCCAGCCGGGATGCGGCCTATCTGCTGGATCAGGACCCCGGCCTGACCGGCCCTCGTGGACTGGCGGCACGCTCGCTGCTGCGTCTGTTCGGCCGGGGAGACGCCCTGCGCAATCTAGATGCCGGTTGA
- a CDS encoding OmpA family protein: MTLIDRNGFDRAGRFMNFSRRIAGILSVAILLLLTACFHHPAQNYFIFFAPDASQPKADSLPILKVAVTYAKDHPDQNIIVVGYTDPVGSAKDNHDLSEERADTIRKDLIKAGIPQARITARGHGQTQPEWNNQESRRVEIRFEHP, translated from the coding sequence ATGACGCTGATTGATAGGAACGGCTTCGACAGGGCGGGCCGGTTCATGAATTTCAGTCGGCGAATAGCGGGCATTCTGAGCGTGGCGATATTATTGTTGCTGACAGCCTGTTTCCATCATCCGGCGCAGAATTACTTCATATTCTTTGCCCCGGATGCATCTCAACCGAAAGCGGACAGCCTGCCGATTTTGAAAGTGGCGGTGACCTACGCCAAGGATCATCCCGATCAGAATATCATTGTGGTCGGTTATACGGACCCTGTCGGCTCGGCCAAGGATAATCATGATTTGTCGGAAGAGCGTGCCGACACCATTCGCAAGGATCTGATCAAGGCCGGTATTCCGCAGGCCCGGATCACAGCGCGAGGTCATGGACAGACCCAGCCGGAATGGAACAATCAGGAAAGCCGTCGTGTCGAGATCAGATTCGAGCACCCCTGA